In Rosa chinensis cultivar Old Blush chromosome 1, RchiOBHm-V2, whole genome shotgun sequence, a genomic segment contains:
- the LOC112201932 gene encoding uncharacterized protein LOC112201932, translating to MTTYEDRPGPFTQQVRGAIRANTLKPLKIDYTGVGDPYQHLQAFRSQTSAKGYTDEAATAKCRDLNKELDELAFRRGLRRGEFLYWINHNPPANYDELMATAIRHAYDEFETYGDTPRPELRFSTPASTVRDEQRKREWVHSHDRSPHTSNKRSKESSSRSNSYGTTHPHRESRVQQAPRTPPPPRYEVFTILNASYETIWNENKDEIPGPPPRKFPKSKLTQQDIGKFCTYHEDAGHNTNLCVALKNTIESLIQRGKLQRYLPAKEIEAVDVYGQIFTFHGGGPKELPPQRKKRNSSFGGPEVFNFHKAPQQDGGTGWTSVTFLQEEEADLKMPHDDPFLITLQMDHYIMSRVLVDTGASVSVLFRDSYKALNRGRAKLSQDNEPLISFSGDIVQPLG from the exons ATGACCACTTACGAGGACCGCCCGGGCCCTTTCACCCAACAGGTTAGAGGAGCCATTCGAGCGAATACATTGAAACCACTGAAGATTGACTATACGGGAGTTGGAGACCCCTACCAGCATCTACAGGCTTTCCGATCGCAAACAAGTGCCAAGGGATATACGGACgaa GCGGCTACCGCTAAATGCCGGGACCTTAATAAGGAACTGGATGAGCTGGCTTTCAGGAGGGGTTTAAGACGCGGAGAATTTCTGTACTGGATCAACCATAATCCTCCAGCTAACTACGACGAGCTGATGGCCACTGCCATCAGACACGCCTATGACGAATTCGAAACGTACGGGGACACCCCCAGACCAGAGCTAAGATTTTCCACACCGGCCTCGACGGTCAGGGATGAGCAACGAAAGAGGGAGTGGGTCCATAGTCATGACAGGTCACCCCATACCTCAAACAAAAGAAGCAAAGAGTCCTCGTCCAGGTCTAACAGTTACGGGACCACTCACCCTCACCGGGAGTCGAGGGTACAACAGGCCCCGcggacaccaccaccaccccggtaTGAGGTGTTCACAATCCTCAATGCTTCATACGAGACTATTTGGAACGAAAACAAGGATGAGATACCGGGACCACCCCCAAGGAAGTTCCCGAAGAGTAAACTTACCCAGCAGGATATCGGAAAATTCTGCACTTATCATGAGGATGCCGGACACAATACCAATCTCTGCGTTGCTTTAAAAAATACAATCGAGTCCCTCATCCAGAGGGGCAAGCTTCAACGATACCTACCTGCTAAGGAGATAGAAGCTGTAGACGTGTACGGCCAGATCTTCACGTTCCACGGTGGGGGCCCGAAAGAGTTGCCTCCCCAGAGGAAGAAACGAAATTCTAGTTTCGGCGGTCCGGAAGTTTTCAACTTCCACAAGGCCCCGCAGCAAGACGGTGGCACCGGATGGACATCGGTGACATTCCTGCAGGAGGAGGAAGCCGATCTGAAgatgccccatgatgatcccttcctaatcacgcTCCAAATGGACCATTATATAATGTCCCGGGTGCTCGTGGACACCGGGGCCTCAGTTAGTGTATTATTTCGCGATTCATACAAAGCTTTGAACAGAGGAAGAGCCAAGCTGTCACAAGATAATGAGCCCCTCATTAGTTTTTCAGGAGATATCGTCCAACCACTCGGATAA